A section of the Streptomyces sp. SLBN-118 genome encodes:
- a CDS encoding glycosyltransferase family 4 protein, with protein MHKTLIVTNDFPPRPGGIQAFLHNMALRLDPEQLVVYASTWKRGHEGYEATAAFDAEQPFTVVRDRTTMLLPTPRVTRRATRLLREHGCESVWFGAAAPLGLMAPALRKAGARRLVATTHGHEAGWAQLPAARQLLRRIGEGTDTVTYLGEYTRSRIAAALTPQAAARMVQLPPGVDEKTFHPGSGGDLVRARLGLSGRPVVVCVSRLVPRKGQDTLIRAMPAVLAKVPDAVLLIVGGGPYENELRGLAAESGVEGSVRFTGAVPWAELPAHFGAGDVFAMPCRTRRGGLDVEGLGIVYLEASATGLPVVAGDSGGAPDAVLDGETGWVVRGGSAEESAERIVALLEDPELRRRMGERGRAWVEENWRWDLLAQKLRTLL; from the coding sequence ATGCACAAGACCTTGATCGTGACCAACGACTTCCCGCCCAGGCCCGGCGGAATCCAGGCGTTCCTGCACAACATGGCGCTGCGCCTGGACCCGGAACAGCTCGTCGTCTACGCCTCCACCTGGAAGCGCGGGCACGAGGGCTACGAGGCGACCGCGGCCTTCGACGCCGAGCAGCCCTTCACCGTCGTACGCGACCGTACGACCATGCTGCTTCCGACTCCGCGGGTCACCCGGAGGGCGACCCGGCTGCTGCGCGAGCACGGCTGTGAGTCGGTGTGGTTCGGGGCAGCCGCCCCGCTCGGGCTGATGGCTCCGGCTCTGCGCAAGGCGGGCGCACGGCGGCTGGTGGCCACCACACACGGCCACGAGGCGGGCTGGGCGCAGCTGCCCGCGGCCCGGCAACTCCTGCGCCGCATCGGCGAGGGCACGGACACGGTCACTTATCTGGGCGAGTACACCCGCTCACGCATCGCCGCCGCGCTGACGCCTCAGGCGGCGGCTCGCATGGTCCAACTCCCGCCCGGCGTAGACGAGAAGACCTTCCACCCCGGCTCGGGCGGGGACCTGGTCCGCGCCCGCCTCGGGCTCAGCGGCCGTCCGGTCGTGGTGTGCGTCTCGCGGCTGGTGCCGCGCAAGGGACAGGACACCCTGATCCGCGCGATGCCCGCCGTCCTGGCGAAGGTGCCGGACGCCGTGCTGCTGATCGTGGGCGGTGGACCGTACGAGAACGAGCTGAGGGGCCTGGCCGCCGAGAGCGGGGTCGAGGGTTCCGTGCGTTTCACGGGCGCCGTTCCCTGGGCGGAGCTTCCGGCGCACTTCGGCGCGGGCGACGTCTTCGCCATGCCCTGCCGCACCCGTAGGGGCGGCCTGGATGTCGAGGGCCTCGGGATCGTGTACCTGGAGGCATCCGCGACGGGTCTTCCGGTGGTCGCGGGCGACTCGGGCGGTGCCCCCGACGCCGTACTCGACGGAGAGACGGGCTGGGTCGTCCGCGGCGGCTCGGCCGAGGAGTCGGCCGAACGGATCGTGGCGCTGCTCGAAGATCCCGAGCTGAGGCGGCGGATGGGGGAGCGCGGCCGGGCGTGGGTCGAGGAGAATTGGCGCTGGGACCTGCTGGCCCAGAAGCTGCGGACGCTTCTCTGA
- a CDS encoding NYN domain-containing protein: MEQPENGAEPASAAGDAAEALDRPLPEGVRRRVVALISDAFGGLTVAELPTQLRQYARFTPTRRAKFAGNAMAAALEGDPVFRRRIGERLSQAQPELSAALESGSPPAAADPVDVAAAAYVLRPTGWVKLVAAAGEEAQRADAERADEAGRRELERLREELTEARGLIKSESERLRTELEAARKEAESLRRRLRSVENDMKRAAAALRRRDADIEVIKSEAAAQVSAAESESRRLKARLGEAEAAVEAGRRAAREGRSVEDMRLRLLLDTVLDAAQGLRRELALPPAALHPADTVDAVEPGRMSPKDIAARALSETDPALLDQLLALPQAHLVVDGYNVTKTGYPAMPLEKQRLRLLGGLSVLAAQTGAEITCVFDGAELAAPVLLAPPRGVRVLFSKPGVTADELIRQLVRAEPPGRPVVVVSTDREVADGVAKAGARPVASVLLLKRLSRV; encoded by the coding sequence GTGGAGCAGCCTGAGAACGGCGCGGAGCCGGCCAGTGCGGCCGGTGACGCGGCCGAGGCTCTCGACCGCCCGCTGCCGGAGGGCGTACGGCGCAGAGTCGTCGCGCTGATCTCGGACGCGTTCGGCGGACTGACCGTCGCCGAACTTCCCACCCAGCTGCGGCAGTACGCCCGATTCACCCCGACTCGTCGGGCCAAGTTCGCGGGCAATGCGATGGCCGCCGCCCTGGAGGGCGACCCGGTTTTCCGCCGGCGCATCGGCGAGCGGCTCAGCCAGGCGCAGCCGGAGCTGTCCGCCGCGCTGGAGTCCGGATCACCTCCCGCGGCCGCCGATCCGGTGGATGTTGCGGCCGCGGCATATGTCCTGCGGCCCACCGGATGGGTGAAACTTGTCGCCGCCGCGGGCGAGGAGGCCCAGCGCGCCGATGCCGAGCGCGCGGACGAGGCGGGCCGGCGGGAGCTGGAGCGGCTGCGGGAGGAGCTCACCGAGGCGCGCGGGCTGATCAAGAGCGAGAGCGAGCGGCTGCGTACGGAGCTGGAGGCGGCTCGCAAGGAAGCCGAATCGCTTCGCCGCAGGCTGCGCAGCGTCGAGAACGACATGAAGCGCGCCGCTGCCGCCCTGCGCCGCAGGGACGCCGACATCGAGGTCATCAAGTCGGAGGCCGCCGCCCAGGTCTCGGCTGCCGAGAGCGAGAGCCGGCGGCTCAAGGCGCGCCTCGGCGAGGCGGAGGCGGCGGTCGAGGCGGGCCGCCGGGCAGCCCGCGAGGGCCGCTCGGTCGAGGACATGCGGCTGCGGCTGCTGCTGGACACGGTCCTCGACGCGGCCCAGGGGCTGCGCCGCGAACTGGCCCTGCCGCCCGCCGCCCTGCACCCCGCCGACACGGTCGACGCGGTCGAGCCGGGCCGGATGTCCCCCAAGGACATCGCGGCCCGCGCGCTTTCCGAGACCGATCCCGCGCTGCTCGACCAGCTGCTCGCGCTGCCGCAGGCGCATCTGGTGGTGGACGGCTACAACGTGACCAAGACCGGCTATCCGGCGATGCCTTTGGAGAAGCAGCGGCTGCGGCTGCTCGGCGGGCTCTCGGTCCTCGCGGCGCAGACAGGCGCCGAGATCACCTGTGTCTTCGACGGGGCCGAGCTGGCGGCCCCGGTGCTGCTCGCGCCGCCGCGGGGGGTGCGGGTGCTGTTCTCAAAGCCGGGTGTGACCGCCGACGAACTGATCCGCCAGCTCGTCCGCGCGGAGCCGCCGGGCCGGCCCGTGGTGGTGGTCTCCACCGACCGCGAGGTCGCCGACGGAGTGGCGAAGGCGGGCGCCAGGCCCGTCGCGTCCGTCTTGTTGCTGAAGCGGCTTTCGCGGGTCTAA
- a CDS encoding Lrp/AsnC family transcriptional regulator has protein sequence MITAIVLIKTSVDRIPEIAESIAALDSVSEVFSVTGTYDLIAMVRVAKHDDLADVIPGRISKIPGVEGTDTHVAFRTYSQHDLEAAFAIGLDA, from the coding sequence GTGATCACCGCGATCGTGCTCATCAAGACCAGTGTGGACCGCATCCCCGAGATCGCCGAGTCGATCGCCGCGCTCGACAGCGTGAGCGAGGTCTTCTCGGTCACCGGCACGTACGACCTCATCGCCATGGTGCGGGTGGCCAAGCACGACGACCTGGCGGACGTCATCCCCGGCCGGATCAGCAAGATCCCGGGGGTGGAGGGTACGGACACGCATGTCGCGTTCCGTACGTACTCCCAGCACGACCTGGAGGCGGCGTTCGCGATCGGCCTCGACGCGTAG
- a CDS encoding long-chain fatty acid--CoA ligase has protein sequence MREFSLPALYEVPSDGNLTDLIRRNAAIHPDVAVMGRKVAGAWTDVTATQFLAEVRAAAKGLIAVGVRPGDRVALMSPTRYEWVQLDFAIWSAGAVTVPVYETSSAEQVQWILGDSDAVAVIVESDAHAAAVESVRDRLPGLRHVWQIENGAIEELTAAGAEVADETVDDRSASAKADDAATIVYTSGTTGRPKGCVLTHRSFFAECGNLVERLRPLFRTGESSVLLFLPAAHVFGRMVELAAVMAPIKLGCVSDIKNLTDELASFRPTLLLGVPRVFEKVYNSARAKAQADGKGKIFDKAADTAITYSRALGTPEGPSIGLRFKHKVFDRLVYSKLRAVLGGRGEYAISGGAPLGERLGHFYRGIGFTVLEGYGLTESCAATAFSPWDRQKIGTVGQPLPGSVVRIADDGEILLHGEHVFKGYWNNEAATAEALTDGWFHTGDIGTLDEDGYLAITGRKKEILVTAGGKNVAPAVIEDRIRAHALVSECMVVGDGRPFVGALVTIDEEFLGRWASDHGKPAGSTAASLRDDADLLAEVQRAVDDGNAAVSKAESVRKFRILSSQFTEEAGHITPSLKLKRNVVAKDFSDEIEAIYRG, from the coding sequence TTGCGCGAGTTCAGTCTTCCGGCCCTGTACGAGGTCCCCTCTGACGGCAATCTGACGGATCTCATCCGCCGCAATGCCGCCATACATCCCGATGTCGCGGTCATGGGCAGAAAGGTGGCGGGCGCCTGGACGGACGTCACCGCCACCCAGTTCCTGGCCGAGGTGCGGGCCGCCGCCAAGGGCCTGATCGCCGTCGGCGTGCGCCCCGGTGACCGGGTCGCCCTGATGTCCCCCACCCGCTACGAGTGGGTGCAGCTGGACTTCGCGATCTGGAGCGCGGGCGCCGTCACCGTCCCGGTGTACGAAACCAGCTCGGCCGAGCAGGTCCAGTGGATCCTCGGTGACTCGGATGCGGTCGCGGTGATCGTCGAGAGCGACGCGCACGCCGCCGCCGTCGAGTCCGTACGCGACCGGCTGCCCGGCCTTCGGCACGTCTGGCAGATCGAGAACGGCGCGATCGAGGAACTGACCGCCGCGGGCGCCGAGGTCGCCGACGAGACGGTCGACGACCGCAGCGCCAGCGCCAAGGCGGACGACGCGGCGACGATCGTCTACACCTCGGGCACCACCGGCCGCCCCAAGGGCTGTGTGCTCACCCACCGCAGTTTCTTCGCGGAGTGCGGAAACCTGGTCGAGCGCCTGAGGCCCCTGTTCCGTACGGGCGAGAGCTCGGTGCTGCTCTTCCTCCCGGCCGCGCACGTCTTCGGCCGCATGGTCGAACTGGCGGCCGTGATGGCTCCCATCAAGCTCGGCTGCGTGTCGGACATCAAGAACCTCACCGACGAACTCGCCTCCTTCCGGCCGACGTTGCTCCTCGGCGTGCCGCGCGTCTTCGAGAAGGTCTACAACTCGGCGCGGGCGAAGGCCCAGGCGGACGGCAAGGGCAAGATCTTCGACAAGGCCGCGGACACGGCCATCACCTACAGCCGTGCGCTGGGCACTCCCGAGGGCCCCTCGATCGGTCTCAGGTTCAAGCACAAGGTCTTCGACCGGCTCGTTTACAGCAAGCTGCGTGCGGTACTCGGCGGGCGCGGCGAGTACGCGATCTCCGGCGGGGCGCCGCTGGGCGAGCGCCTCGGCCACTTCTACCGCGGCATCGGCTTCACTGTCCTGGAGGGCTACGGCCTGACCGAGTCGTGTGCGGCGACCGCGTTCAGCCCGTGGGACCGGCAGAAGATCGGCACGGTGGGCCAGCCGCTGCCGGGCTCCGTGGTGCGGATCGCCGACGACGGCGAGATCCTGCTGCACGGCGAGCATGTCTTCAAGGGCTACTGGAACAACGAAGCCGCGACCGCGGAGGCGCTGACCGACGGCTGGTTCCACACCGGCGACATCGGCACCCTGGACGAGGACGGCTACCTCGCGATCACAGGCCGCAAAAAGGAGATCCTGGTCACCGCGGGCGGCAAGAACGTCGCTCCCGCCGTGATCGAGGACCGCATCCGCGCGCACGCACTGGTCTCGGAGTGCATGGTCGTGGGCGACGGACGGCCCTTCGTGGGCGCGCTGGTCACCATCGACGAGGAGTTCCTGGGGCGTTGGGCCTCGGACCACGGCAAGCCGGCCGGTTCGACGGCGGCGTCGCTGCGCGATGACGCCGATCTGCTGGCGGAGGTCCAGCGGGCGGTGGACGACGGCAACGCGGCCGTGTCCAAGGCGGAGTCGGTGCGCAAATTCCGCATCCTCTCCTCCCAGTTCACCGAAGAGGCGGGCCACATCACGCCGTCGCTGAAGCTGAAGCGCAATGTGGTGGCGAAGGACTTCTCCGACGAGATCGAGGCGATCTACCGCGGCTGA
- a CDS encoding rhomboid family intramembrane serine protease — translation MIGWRGAVRGAVTGPAVTYGVIAVCCAVFVISPVSGLNPVYGTDDALLAAQSGYFERWGVIPAELISGSPGALRTPFTALFVHGSWLHLLGNMLFLYVFGAMAEEHIGRLEFALFYAGCGYLALLAYAVANAESDQTLVGASGAISGVLGAFLYLFPKARVTSLFPFLFFLPLRFPAWIVLIFWFVLQWLAAQGAGSGPGVAYLAHLVGFGVGFLYAWGRFRRGTRVKAQAAATEGERQP, via the coding sequence ATGATCGGTTGGCGGGGTGCGGTCCGGGGCGCGGTCACCGGGCCCGCGGTGACATACGGCGTGATCGCCGTATGTTGTGCCGTGTTCGTGATCAGTCCGGTCTCAGGCCTCAATCCGGTGTACGGCACCGATGACGCGCTGCTCGCCGCGCAGAGCGGGTACTTCGAGCGGTGGGGCGTGATCCCCGCCGAACTGATCAGCGGCTCCCCCGGCGCCCTCCGCACCCCGTTCACCGCCCTCTTCGTCCACGGCAGTTGGCTGCACCTGCTCGGCAACATGCTCTTCCTCTACGTCTTCGGGGCGATGGCCGAGGAACACATCGGACGGCTGGAGTTCGCCCTCTTCTACGCCGGCTGCGGCTACCTCGCCCTGCTCGCCTACGCGGTGGCCAACGCCGAATCCGATCAGACCCTGGTGGGAGCGTCCGGGGCGATCTCGGGGGTGCTCGGCGCGTTCCTGTACCTCTTCCCGAAGGCCCGGGTCACCAGTCTCTTCCCATTCCTTTTCTTCCTGCCGCTTCGCTTCCCCGCGTGGATCGTGCTGATCTTCTGGTTCGTCCTGCAGTGGCTGGCCGCCCAGGGCGCGGGCAGCGGCCCGGGGGTGGCGTATCTGGCGCATCTGGTGGGGTTCGGAGTCGGGTTTCTGTACGCCTGGGGACGCTTCCGCCGTGGTACTAGAGTGAAGGCCCAAGCAGCGGCCACTGAGGGAGAACGCCAGCCGTGA
- a CDS encoding metallophosphoesterase, which produces MRVNVISDVHGNAKDLARAGDGADALICLGDLVLFLDYADHSRGIFPDLFGVDNADLIVELRTARRFDEARELGRRLWGELRLDRESAIESAVRRQYAELFAAFPAPTYATYGNVDIPALWPEYARPGTTVLDGERVEIGGLTFGFVGGGLRTPMRTPFEISDEEYAAKIEAIGEVDVLCSHIPPEVPELTYDTVARRFERGSHALLAAIRRTRPRYALFGHVHQPLVDRMRIGATECVNVGHFASTGRPWSLQW; this is translated from the coding sequence ATGCGAGTCAACGTGATCAGTGACGTGCACGGCAACGCCAAGGACCTCGCCAGGGCGGGGGACGGCGCGGATGCCCTCATCTGCCTGGGTGACCTCGTGCTCTTCCTCGACTACGCCGACCACTCGCGCGGTATCTTCCCCGACCTCTTCGGCGTCGACAACGCCGATCTGATCGTGGAACTGCGCACCGCCCGCCGCTTCGACGAGGCCCGCGAACTGGGCCGCAGGCTCTGGGGCGAGCTGCGACTGGACCGGGAGAGTGCCATCGAGTCTGCGGTGCGACGCCAGTACGCCGAGTTGTTCGCCGCCTTTCCCGCCCCGACGTACGCCACCTACGGCAATGTCGACATACCTGCCCTCTGGCCGGAGTACGCGCGCCCGGGCACCACGGTCCTTGACGGGGAGCGCGTCGAGATCGGCGGCCTGACCTTCGGCTTCGTCGGCGGAGGACTGCGCACGCCGATGCGCACCCCGTTCGAGATCTCCGACGAGGAGTACGCGGCCAAGATCGAGGCGATCGGCGAGGTCGACGTGCTCTGCTCGCACATCCCGCCGGAGGTCCCCGAGCTGACCTACGACACGGTCGCGCGCCGCTTCGAACGCGGCAGCCACGCGCTGCTCGCCGCGATCCGCCGCACCCGCCCCCGGTACGCCCTGTTCGGCCACGTCCACCAGCCGCTCGTCGACCGGATGCGCATCGGCGCCACGGAGTGCGTCAACGTCGGGCATTTCGCCTCCACCGGCCGGCCCTGGTCACTGCAGTGGTGA
- a CDS encoding C40 family peptidase yields MASHRRPKQPSRTRVTVLTATAAAAVALTSQAAQAQPKPSKSEVKEKVDKLYEEAEAATEKYNGAKEQQSKLQKQVDAIQDKVARGQDELNTLRDGLGSVASAQYRSGGIDPAVQLFLSSDPDTYLDKASALDQLGAKQTEALNEIQAKQRTLAQQRKEAQDKLGDLADTRKQLGAKKKEVQTKLAAAQKLLNSLTAQERAALSADESRANRDNSRADLGNSVPASQRAGAAFAAAQSKIGSPYVYGASGPSSFDCSGLTSWAYSQAGVSIPRTSQSQANAGTRIYSQSGLQQGDLVIFYGDMHHVGLYAGNGQVLHAPKPGASVRYESINNMPFQFGVRI; encoded by the coding sequence GTGGCGTCCCACCGTCGACCCAAGCAGCCGAGCCGCACCCGCGTGACCGTGCTCACCGCGACCGCCGCCGCGGCCGTCGCTCTGACCTCCCAGGCCGCCCAGGCCCAGCCGAAGCCGAGCAAGAGCGAGGTCAAGGAGAAGGTCGACAAGCTCTACGAAGAGGCTGAGGCGGCCACCGAGAAGTACAACGGTGCCAAGGAGCAGCAGTCCAAGCTCCAGAAGCAGGTCGACGCGATCCAGGACAAGGTCGCCCGCGGCCAGGACGAGCTCAACACCCTGCGCGACGGCCTCGGTTCGGTGGCCAGCGCCCAGTACCGCTCCGGCGGCATCGACCCCGCGGTGCAGCTGTTCCTCTCCTCGGACCCGGACACCTACCTGGACAAGGCCTCCGCGCTGGACCAGCTGGGCGCCAAGCAGACCGAGGCGCTGAACGAGATCCAGGCCAAGCAGCGGACGCTCGCGCAGCAGCGCAAGGAGGCCCAGGACAAGCTGGGCGACCTCGCCGACACGCGCAAGCAGCTGGGCGCCAAGAAGAAGGAAGTCCAGACCAAGCTCGCCGCCGCGCAGAAGCTCCTCAACTCGCTGACCGCGCAGGAGCGCGCCGCGCTCTCCGCCGACGAGTCCCGCGCAAACCGTGACAACTCGCGCGCGGACCTCGGTAACTCGGTCCCCGCCTCGCAGCGTGCGGGCGCAGCCTTCGCGGCCGCGCAGAGCAAGATAGGTTCGCCGTACGTCTACGGCGCCTCGGGTCCCAGCTCCTTCGACTGCTCGGGGCTGACCTCCTGGGCGTACTCGCAGGCCGGTGTCTCCATACCGCGCACCTCCCAGTCGCAGGCCAACGCCGGTACGCGTATCTACTCGCAGAGCGGGCTCCAGCAGGGCGACCTGGTCATCTTCTACGGCGACATGCACCACGTCGGCCTCTACGCGGGCAACGGTCAGGTGCTGCACGCCCCGAAGCCCGGTGCCAGCGTGCGCTACGAGTCGATCAACAACATGCCGTTCCAGTTCGGCGTGCGTATCTGA
- a CDS encoding glycosyltransferase 87 family protein, whose protein sequence is MAGVASGSDSASGGDRRLPLVVWILTRTALMLCVLKVVAFPGLDVTTDVSGIYQSWYEVLKTGHFPMDDVTWQYPPAAALAILSPALLPVLGYAAAFFVLVLLCDALVLSLLLYAGGRPGKSQRGTWVWVAGVTLLGPTAYARYDLMVTGVAVAALLAGARRPRVLGALAAFGALLKVWPLLVLTGTPRGRATIRSWATAAGAAAALMLLFVSAMPGALAFLTFQRERGTEIESLGALAFHVARHYGWDGRVLLNYGSVEFVGPHVSLVSALALALTAVAFGWLLLWRLCAKKFAPSTLCDAAFTAVLMFTTTSRVISPQYLIWLVSLAAAALVFRRSRMGLPAWLVLAATGVTLLEFPVGFAHVVQSDPLGVALLAVRNGLLVAATLTACVRLWRQTVTEPRRRKLLPAQSTRDNALLSS, encoded by the coding sequence ATGGCGGGCGTCGCAAGCGGGAGTGACAGCGCGAGCGGTGGCGACAGGCGCCTTCCGCTCGTGGTGTGGATCCTCACCAGAACCGCGCTGATGCTCTGTGTCCTCAAGGTCGTCGCCTTCCCGGGCCTCGATGTCACCACCGATGTCTCGGGGATCTACCAAAGCTGGTACGAGGTCCTGAAGACCGGCCACTTCCCCATGGACGACGTCACCTGGCAGTACCCGCCCGCCGCCGCGCTCGCCATCCTCTCCCCCGCTCTGCTGCCCGTCCTGGGCTATGCCGCCGCCTTCTTCGTGCTCGTCCTGCTCTGCGACGCGCTGGTCCTCTCGCTGCTGCTCTACGCGGGCGGGCGGCCGGGCAAGTCCCAGCGCGGCACCTGGGTCTGGGTGGCGGGTGTGACACTGCTCGGGCCCACCGCGTACGCCCGCTACGACCTGATGGTCACGGGCGTCGCCGTGGCCGCCCTCCTTGCCGGGGCGCGCCGTCCACGCGTCCTGGGCGCGCTGGCGGCCTTCGGTGCGCTGCTGAAGGTCTGGCCCCTGCTGGTGCTCACGGGCACTCCGCGCGGCCGGGCGACGATCCGCTCCTGGGCCACCGCGGCGGGCGCGGCGGCCGCCCTGATGCTGCTGTTCGTCTCTGCGATGCCGGGCGCGCTCGCGTTCCTCACCTTCCAGCGCGAGCGCGGCACGGAGATCGAGTCGCTGGGCGCGCTCGCCTTCCATGTGGCCCGGCACTACGGCTGGGACGGCAGGGTGCTGCTGAACTACGGCTCGGTGGAGTTCGTCGGCCCCCACGTCTCGCTGGTTTCCGCACTCGCGCTGGCCCTCACCGCCGTCGCGTTCGGCTGGCTGCTGCTGTGGCGGTTGTGCGCGAAGAAGTTCGCGCCGAGCACGCTGTGCGACGCGGCCTTCACGGCCGTGCTGATGTTCACCACCACGAGCCGGGTGATCAGCCCCCAGTACCTGATCTGGCTGGTCTCTCTGGCCGCCGCCGCGCTGGTCTTCCGGCGCAGCCGGATGGGGCTGCCCGCCTGGCTGGTGCTCGCGGCGACGGGCGTCACGCTGCTGGAGTTCCCCGTCGGGTTCGCGCATGTGGTGCAGAGCGACCCGCTGGGCGTGGCGCTGCTGGCCGTACGCAACGGGCTGCTGGTCGCGGCGACACTGACGGCCTGCGTGCGGCTGTGGCGCCAGACGGTCACCGAGCCGCGCCGCCGCAAGCTGCTGCCCGCTCAGTCGACCCGCGACAACGCGCTGCTCTCCTCCTGA
- a CDS encoding NlpC/P60 family protein → MASHRRPSQPGLTHTGRVSVLSAAAATAAAALGAAPASADPQDTTETTRTRVDRLYEEAEQATEEFNKAGERVERLRKQVTRAQDRVARGQERINRMRGALGSVAGAQYRSGGMDPALALLLSEDPDSYLDKAATLDRIGELQASALHDLRLAQRRLGQERAETSRDLAELEHSRVAVARHKRTVERKLTEAQRLLNSLPSEYRAGYDRASRSGRDAMPELSGLAPASARAAAAARAARSAVGRPYVWGANGPSGFDCSGLTQWSYAQAGVALPRTSQAQRYAGRQVPLSEARPGDLVAYRSDASHIAMYMGNGQVIHAPYPGAPVRYDPVGMMPISSVTRV, encoded by the coding sequence GTGGCGTCCCACAGACGGCCCTCACAGCCCGGCCTCACTCACACCGGCCGGGTTTCCGTCCTGTCCGCGGCGGCGGCAACCGCCGCCGCGGCACTCGGCGCCGCTCCGGCGAGCGCCGACCCGCAGGACACGACGGAGACCACCCGCACCAGGGTCGACCGGCTCTACGAGGAGGCCGAGCAGGCCACCGAGGAGTTCAACAAGGCCGGTGAACGGGTGGAGCGGCTGCGCAAGCAGGTGACGCGGGCGCAGGACCGTGTGGCCCGCGGGCAGGAGCGCATCAACCGGATGCGGGGAGCGCTCGGTTCGGTGGCGGGCGCGCAGTACCGCTCGGGTGGCATGGACCCCGCGCTCGCCCTGCTGCTTTCCGAGGACCCGGACAGCTATCTCGACAAGGCCGCGACACTGGACCGCATCGGCGAGCTCCAGGCGAGTGCCCTGCACGATCTGCGGCTGGCGCAGCGACGGCTCGGACAGGAGCGCGCGGAGACCTCCCGCGACCTTGCCGAACTGGAGCACAGCCGGGTGGCCGTCGCCCGGCACAAACGCACCGTCGAGCGCAAACTCACCGAGGCCCAGCGGCTGCTGAACTCCCTGCCGTCCGAGTACCGTGCCGGCTACGACCGGGCCTCGCGCTCCGGCCGCGACGCGATGCCGGAGCTCTCCGGCCTCGCACCCGCATCCGCGCGCGCGGCCGCCGCGGCGAGGGCGGCCCGCAGCGCGGTGGGCCGCCCGTACGTGTGGGGCGCCAACGGGCCCTCGGGGTTCGACTGTTCGGGCCTGACGCAGTGGTCGTACGCCCAGGCGGGAGTCGCGCTGCCGCGCACCTCGCAGGCGCAGCGGTACGCGGGCCGGCAGGTCCCGCTGTCCGAGGCGCGGCCCGGCGACCTCGTGGCGTACCGCAGTGATGCGAGTCATATCGCGATGTACATGGGCAACGGCCAGGTCATCCACGCGCCCTACCCCGGTGCGCCGGTGCGCTACGACCCGGTCGGCATGATGCCCATCTCGTCGGTCACCCGCGTCTGA